In the Tenrec ecaudatus isolate mTenEca1 chromosome 16, mTenEca1.hap1, whole genome shotgun sequence genome, one interval contains:
- the CHCHD10 gene encoding coiled-coil-helix-coiled-coil-helix domain-containing protein 10, mitochondrial: MPRGSRSAAARPSSRPSAHPPAHPPPSVPAPAPAAPGQPGLMAQMASTAAGVAVGSAVGHVMGSALTGAFSGGSSEPAQPATQQAPARAAPQPQQLGPCAYEIRQFLDCSTTQSDLSLCEGFSEALKQCKYNHGLSSLP, from the exons ATGCCCCGCGGGAGCCGcagcgcggccgcccggccctcCAG CCGCCCCTCTGCCCACCCGCCGGCGCACCCGCCACCCTCGGTACCCGCTCCAGCCCCAGCCGCTCCGGGCCAGCCGGGTCTCATGGCTCAGATGGCGTCCACGGCGGCGGGGGTGGCCGTGGGCTCGGCCGTGGGCCACGTGATGGGCAGCGCGCTGACCGGAGCCTTCAGCGGAGGAAGCTCGGAGCCCGCCCAGCCCGCCACTCAGCAG GCCCCCGCCCGAGCTGCCccgcagccccagcagctggggcCCTGCGCCTATGAGATCAGGCAGTTCCTCGACTGCTCCACCACGCAGAGTGACCTGTCCCTGTGTGAGGGCTTCAGTGAGGCCTTGAAGCAGTGCAAATACAACCACG GCTTGAGCTCCCTGCCCTGA